In Uranotaenia lowii strain MFRU-FL chromosome 2, ASM2978415v1, whole genome shotgun sequence, one genomic interval encodes:
- the LOC129745040 gene encoding adult cuticle protein 1-like: MKCIAAVVMMVLAVAAVEGTYYPLAYSAPLAYSVAPTVVQQNGYGYPLAYSGYGYGGYAPISYAAQASVVPTAYAAYAAPAPVAVVAQREARYVAANRGAVHDAPLQGHAVSQQSLNLQPAPGTL, from the exons ATGAAg TGCATCGCAGCTGTAGTCATGATGGTCCTGGCCGTGGCCGCCGTTGAGGGAACCTACTACCCGTTGGCGTATTCCGCTCCTCTGGCCTACAGCGTTGCTCCAACCGTTGTCCAGCAAAACGGATACGGATACCCATTGGCCTACTCCGGATACGGATATGGAGGATACGCCCCAATCTCTTATGCTGCCCAGGCTTCCGTGGTCCCAACTGCCTATGCCGCCTACGCTGCCCCAGCTCCAGTGGCCGTCGTTGCCCAACGTGAAGCTCGTTATGTGGCCGCCAACCGTGGAGCCGTCCATGATGCCCCCCTCCAAGGACATGCCGTCTCCCAGCAGTCCCTGAACCTGCAGCCCGCCCCAGGAACTCTGTAA
- the LOC129745037 gene encoding adult cuticle protein 1-like produces MKCIAAVVMMVLAVAAVEGTYYPLAYSAPLAYSVAPTVVQQNHGYGYPLAYSGYGYGGYAPISYASQASVVPTAYAAYAAPAPVAVVAQREARYVAANRGAVHDAPLQGHAVSQQSLNLQPAPGTL; encoded by the exons ATGAAG TGCATCGCAGCTGTAGTCATGATGGTCCTGGCGGTAGCCGCCGTTGAGGGGACCTACTACCCGCTGGCTTACTCCGCTCCTCTGGCCTACAGCGTTGCTCCAACCGTTGTCCAGCAAAACCACGGATACGGATACCCATTGGCCTACTCCGGATACGGATATGGAGGATACGCTCCGATTTCCTATGCTTCCCAGGCTTCCGTTGTCCCAACTGCCTATGCCGCCTACGCCGCCCCAGCTCCAGTGGCCGTCGTTGCCCAGCGTGAAGCTCGTTATGTGGCCGCCAACCGTGGAGCCGTCCATGATGCCCCTCTCCAGGGACATGCCGTCTCCCAGCAGTCCCTGAACCTGCAACCCGCCCCAGGAACTCTGTAA
- the LOC129745039 gene encoding adult cuticle protein 1-like: MKCIAAVVMMVLAVAAVEGTYYPLAYSAPLAYSVAPTVVQQNHGYGYPLAYSGYGYGGYAPISYAAQASVVPTAYAAYAAPAPVAVVAQREARYVAANRGAVHDAPLQGHAVSQQSLNLQPAPGTL, encoded by the exons ATGAAG TGCATCGCAGCTGTAGTCATGATGGTCCTGGCCGTGGCCGCCGTTGAGGGAACCTACTACCCGTTGGCTTACTCTGCTCCTCTAGCCTATAGCGTTGCTCCAACTGTTGTCCAGCAAAACCACGGATACGGATACCCATTGGCCTACTCCGGATACGGATATGGAGGATACGCCCCAATCTCCTATGCTGCCCAGGCTTCTGTGGTCCCAACTGCCTATGCTGCCTACGCTGCCCCAGCTCCAGTGGCCGTTGTTGCCCAGCGGGAAGCTCGTTATGTGGCCGCCAACCGTGGAGCCGTCCATGATGCCCCCCTCCAGGGACATGCCGTCTCCCAGCAGTCCCTGAACCTGCAGCCCGCCCCAGGAACTCTGTAA
- the LOC129745036 gene encoding adult cuticle protein 1-like produces MKCIAAVVMMVLAVAAVEGTYYPLAYSAPLAYSVAPTVVQQNHGYGYPLAYAGYGYGGYAPISYAAQASVVPTAYATYAAPAPVAVVAQREARYVAANRGAVHDAPLQGHAVSQQSLNLQPAPGTL; encoded by the exons ATGAAG TGCATCGCAGCTGTAGTCATGATGGTCCTGGCCGTGGCCGCCGTTGAGGGAACCTATTACCCGTTGGCTTACTCCGCTCCTCTGGCTTACAGCGTTGCTCCAACCGTTGTCCAGCAAAACCACGGATACGGATACCCATTGGCCTACGCCGGATACGGATATGGAGGATACGCCCCAATCTCTTACGCCGCCCAAGCTTCCGTGGTCCCAACTGCCTATGCCACCTACGCTGCCCCAGCTCCAGTGGCCGTCGTTGCCCAGCGTGAAGCTCGTTATGTGGCCGCCAACCGTGGAGCCGTCCATGATGCCCCCCTCCAGGGACATGCCGTCTCCCAGCAGTCCCTGAACCTGCAGCCCGCCCCAGGAACTCTGTAA